From Laspinema palackyanum D2c, one genomic window encodes:
- a CDS encoding DUF6272 family protein, translating to MSEIFGDYLPDLPPGHDYLDLGFSANSRPIKNRWRNNLLSAYFVADYLATFLPIDEDDPAAKRRQQDYKASVSYVANELLENTMKFHSPSDEYPVRFGIHFIDGPEKIIVLMSRNTVTREAGDRFKAFIEELLSSDPQELYLKHLEQNSLDENSQDSGLGFLTMIIDYSAKLGWKFDPIPDHPRLFLATTLVQLVL from the coding sequence ATGAGTGAAATATTTGGAGACTATCTTCCCGATTTACCTCCCGGGCATGATTATTTAGATCTGGGATTTTCCGCTAACTCTCGCCCCATTAAAAACCGCTGGCGAAATAATTTACTTTCGGCTTATTTTGTTGCGGATTATCTGGCTACCTTTTTGCCCATTGATGAAGATGACCCTGCGGCTAAACGGCGTCAACAAGACTACAAGGCTTCCGTGAGCTATGTGGCCAATGAACTGTTAGAAAATACGATGAAATTTCATAGTCCCTCGGATGAATATCCGGTGAGATTTGGGATTCATTTCATCGATGGTCCGGAAAAAATAATTGTTTTAATGTCCAGAAATACGGTGACCCGTGAAGCAGGCGATCGCTTTAAAGCCTTTATTGAAGAACTGCTCTCCTCGGACCCGCAAGAGCTATATCTGAAACATCTGGAACAAAATTCCCTAGACGAAAATAGTCAGGATTCTGGCCTGGGGTTTCTGACCATGATTATTGACTACTCTGCAAAATTAGGCTGGAAATTTGACCCAATTCCCGACCATCCCCGACTCTTTCTAGCGACCACCCTGGTTCAATTGGTGTTATAA
- a CDS encoding sulfurtransferase yields the protein MTQTNPIVSAEWLFQHLDDPQIAIADCRFSLADPELGQHQYLHHHIPGAHYLHLNRDLSSPVQRHGGRHPLPDAELFAQKLGAIGVTSPEVLLVVYDDSRFAFASRLWWLMRYLGHDRVAILDGGFKGWQSAGYPVTDAIPRSNLGTFSPQIRPDRLVDIETVKTRSPLPEVALIDSRERDRYLGNHEPIDPIAGHIPGALNYPWQEVTDENAQVRPHSDQVQRWADIAGSEEIIVYCGSGVTACVNLLSLEMAGIPNAKLYAGSWSDWCSYQVEDSSPNP from the coding sequence ATGACTCAGACGAATCCGATTGTTTCTGCCGAATGGCTATTCCAACACCTGGACGATCCGCAAATTGCGATCGCCGATTGTCGCTTTTCCCTTGCCGATCCTGAACTGGGACAACACCAGTACCTCCATCACCATATTCCCGGTGCTCACTATCTGCACCTGAATCGCGATTTATCTTCCCCAGTCCAACGACATGGGGGACGACATCCCCTCCCCGATGCCGAACTATTCGCCCAAAAATTAGGGGCAATCGGGGTCACCTCTCCAGAAGTCTTACTCGTGGTTTATGACGACTCCCGATTTGCCTTTGCCTCCCGACTCTGGTGGTTAATGCGCTATCTGGGACACGATCGCGTTGCCATTTTAGATGGCGGATTTAAAGGGTGGCAATCTGCCGGATATCCCGTCACCGATGCGATTCCTCGGTCCAATTTGGGGACCTTTTCTCCTCAAATCCGCCCCGATCGCCTCGTGGATATCGAGACCGTCAAAACCCGGTCCCCCTTGCCCGAAGTCGCCCTCATCGACTCCCGAGAACGCGATCGCTATCTCGGCAACCATGAACCCATCGACCCGATCGCCGGGCACATTCCCGGTGCACTCAACTATCCCTGGCAAGAAGTCACCGACGAGAACGCCCAAGTCAGACCCCACAGCGACCAAGTACAACGCTGGGCTGATATTGCCGGGTCCGAGGAAATTATCGTCTATTGCGGGTCCGGGGTTACTGCCTGCGTGAATCTCCTCTCCCTGGAAATGGCAGGAATCCCCAACGCCAAACTCTACGCCGGAAGTTGGAGTGATTGGTGTTCCTATCAGGTGGAAGACTCATCCCCTAACCCGTGA
- a CDS encoding DUF561 domain-containing protein, whose translation MTMIPALDRAFQQGRALKIITGLTNFDAEKVATVVRAADRGGATFLDIAADPALVKLAKQLTDLPICVSAVEPEKFVACVEGGADLIEIGNFDAFYAMGRRFEAAEVLQLTRETRALLPNIVLSVTVPHILELDQQVDLAEELVKAGADIIQTEGGTSSNPVHAGILGAIEKAAPTLAAASAISRAVSVPVLCASGISTITAPMAIAAGAAGVGVGSAINRLDNELAAIAGVKSLVEALSTVSRSTIHA comes from the coding sequence ATGACCATGATTCCTGCTTTAGACCGTGCCTTTCAACAAGGACGTGCCTTAAAAATTATCACCGGATTGACCAACTTTGACGCCGAGAAGGTTGCTACCGTGGTTCGGGCCGCCGATCGCGGGGGTGCGACTTTCCTCGATATTGCTGCGGATCCGGCTTTAGTCAAATTAGCCAAACAGTTGACCGATTTACCCATTTGTGTGTCTGCCGTTGAACCAGAAAAATTTGTCGCCTGTGTAGAAGGCGGTGCAGATTTAATCGAAATTGGTAACTTTGATGCCTTCTATGCAATGGGACGGCGCTTTGAAGCCGCTGAAGTGCTGCAACTGACTCGGGAAACCCGCGCCTTACTGCCGAATATCGTGCTGTCTGTCACCGTTCCCCATATTTTGGAATTGGATCAGCAAGTGGATCTAGCTGAGGAATTGGTGAAAGCTGGTGCAGATATTATCCAAACCGAAGGCGGCACCAGCAGCAATCCCGTCCACGCGGGTATCTTAGGGGCGATCGAAAAAGCAGCACCCACCTTGGCTGCTGCCTCCGCCATTTCCCGGGCAGTTTCTGTGCCGGTTCTGTGCGCCTCGGGGATTTCCACGATCACGGCACCGATGGCGATCGCTGCTGGGGCCGCTGGGGTAGGCGTCGGTTCAGCAATTAACCGTCTGGATAATGAACTCGCGGCGATCGCTGGGGTCAAGAGTTTAGTAGAAGCCTTATCCACCGTTAGCCGTTCCACCATCCACGCCTAA
- a CDS encoding M1 family aminopeptidase codes for MSNQYSYFDTENNGHKTFELPGAKPHYNPDRPGQVEHICLDLALDLANQSYQGTCSIRLMPVRTGIDRLTLDAVNLNIQEVTVSDTPQPFDYDGERLDIHLTQPTQAEHPLTLVVTYGVEQPQRGIYFIAPDAHYPQKSVQVWTQGEDEDSRFWFPCFDYPGQLATSEIRVRVPKPYLAISNGELISTEEEGGDKIYHWFQKQVHPTYLMTLAVGDFAEICDEWNGKPVVYYVAKGREEDARRSMGKTPRMMEYFSQAFGYAYPYPKYAQVCVEDFIFGGMENTSTTLLTDRCLLDERAQLDNQRTESLVAHELAHQWFGDLVVIKHWSHAWIKEGMASYSEMLWTDEEYGAEDAAYYLLNEARSYLNEDKTRYRRPIVTHVYREAIELYDRHLYEKGACVYHMIRAELGDELFFKAVHTFVNDNAHQTVETVDLLRAIEKATGRNLMFLFDQYVYRGGHPDYKVSYNWDGDSKLAKVTVTQSHVKTTGEKGNEKELFDLKIPIGFGYKNGEPLKTFTVRVNQREQSFYFAVGEKPSYISFDVGNATLKTVHLEYPVAELKAQLQYDPDPVSRIYAAIALAKKGGLEAVKALGSALKTERFWGVRLEVAKQLGKIKLDQAFDELIVGLADEDARVRYAVVETLAQHKTPESYQAIAQVLEQGDASYNVEAAAARAVASICAGKRNEPLDEGDAIARLQKVLQERAGWNEVVRSGAISGLSKLKTSEDALNIILDYTANGVPQPLRLAAIRALGGISTGQTPGNLERILDRLSDLSAETFFLTQVAVASALGQMETPKAIAILQSLANSTPDGRVRRVAEEAVSKVEKNIGSDKAVKQLRQELDQIKKENQELRSRLEHLEAKTK; via the coding sequence ATGTCAAACCAATACTCTTATTTTGATACAGAAAACAACGGTCATAAAACCTTTGAACTCCCGGGGGCCAAACCCCATTACAATCCCGATCGCCCCGGACAAGTCGAACATATCTGCTTAGATTTGGCCCTTGACTTGGCGAATCAAAGCTATCAAGGGACTTGTAGCATTCGACTCATGCCCGTGAGAACCGGCATCGATCGCCTGACGTTAGATGCCGTCAACCTGAATATTCAGGAAGTCACCGTCAGCGATACCCCCCAACCCTTTGATTATGATGGGGAACGGTTAGACATTCACCTCACCCAACCCACTCAAGCAGAACATCCCCTCACCCTCGTAGTCACCTACGGGGTCGAACAGCCCCAACGTGGCATCTATTTTATCGCCCCAGATGCCCATTATCCTCAGAAATCCGTCCAAGTTTGGACCCAAGGGGAAGATGAAGATTCCCGCTTCTGGTTTCCCTGCTTTGACTACCCCGGACAACTCGCCACCTCAGAAATTCGCGTTCGGGTTCCCAAACCCTACCTCGCCATTTCTAATGGGGAACTGATTTCTACGGAAGAAGAAGGCGGCGATAAAATTTATCATTGGTTCCAAAAACAAGTTCATCCCACCTATTTAATGACCTTAGCGGTGGGAGATTTTGCCGAAATTTGTGATGAATGGAACGGCAAACCTGTGGTTTACTATGTAGCCAAAGGTCGGGAAGAAGATGCCCGTCGCAGCATGGGTAAAACCCCGCGCATGATGGAATATTTTAGTCAGGCATTTGGCTATGCTTATCCTTATCCTAAATATGCCCAAGTGTGCGTCGAAGATTTTATCTTCGGGGGCATGGAAAATACTTCAACTACCCTACTGACCGATCGCTGTTTGTTGGATGAACGCGCCCAACTGGATAACCAACGCACGGAAAGTTTAGTTGCCCATGAACTCGCCCACCAGTGGTTTGGGGATTTAGTGGTAATTAAACATTGGTCCCATGCCTGGATTAAAGAAGGGATGGCTTCTTATTCCGAGATGTTATGGACTGATGAAGAATATGGGGCAGAAGATGCGGCCTATTATTTGCTGAATGAAGCGCGGAGTTATTTGAATGAAGATAAAACCCGCTATCGGCGACCGATTGTCACTCACGTTTATCGGGAGGCGATCGAGCTTTATGACCGCCACTTGTATGAAAAAGGTGCTTGTGTTTATCACATGATTCGGGCAGAGTTAGGGGATGAACTGTTCTTTAAAGCCGTTCATACCTTTGTCAATGATAACGCTCATCAAACCGTAGAAACCGTGGACTTGCTGCGGGCCATTGAAAAGGCCACGGGTCGAAATTTGATGTTCTTGTTTGACCAATATGTGTATCGCGGGGGTCATCCCGATTACAAAGTCTCTTACAACTGGGATGGAGACAGCAAACTGGCGAAAGTGACTGTCACCCAAAGTCATGTCAAAACCACCGGGGAAAAAGGGAATGAGAAGGAGTTATTTGACCTCAAAATTCCCATTGGATTTGGGTACAAGAATGGCGAACCCCTGAAAACCTTTACGGTGCGCGTGAATCAGCGGGAACAGAGTTTCTACTTTGCCGTTGGGGAAAAGCCGAGTTATATTAGCTTTGATGTGGGAAATGCCACCCTCAAAACGGTGCATTTAGAGTATCCAGTCGCTGAATTGAAAGCGCAGTTACAATATGACCCTGACCCGGTATCGCGAATTTATGCGGCGATTGCCTTAGCGAAAAAAGGCGGATTAGAAGCGGTTAAAGCCCTTGGTTCTGCCTTAAAAACCGAACGGTTTTGGGGGGTGCGCTTAGAGGTTGCGAAACAACTGGGTAAGATTAAATTGGACCAAGCTTTTGACGAATTAATCGTCGGGTTAGCGGATGAAGATGCGCGGGTGCGATATGCGGTGGTGGAGACATTAGCACAGCATAAAACCCCGGAAAGCTATCAGGCGATCGCCCAAGTCTTGGAACAGGGAGATGCGAGTTATAATGTAGAAGCGGCAGCAGCAAGAGCAGTTGCCTCAATCTGTGCCGGAAAACGGAACGAACCTCTGGATGAAGGGGATGCGATCGCCCGTTTGCAAAAAGTGTTGCAGGAACGCGCCGGATGGAATGAAGTGGTACGCAGTGGGGCAATTTCTGGCTTAAGCAAGCTCAAAACCTCAGAAGATGCTCTCAATATCATTCTGGATTATACCGCCAATGGTGTACCCCAACCCCTGCGATTAGCGGCAATTCGTGCCCTGGGTGGCATTTCGACAGGTCAAACTCCGGGGAATTTAGAGCGAATTTTGGACCGTCTTTCCGACTTATCTGCGGAAACTTTTTTCCTGACGCAAGTTGCGGTTGCCTCCGCCTTGGGACAAATGGAAACACCCAAAGCGATCGCCATTCTACAAAGTTTAGCGAATTCCACTCCCGATGGCCGAGTTCGTCGCGTTGCCGAAGAAGCTGTTTCTAAGGTTGAGAAAAATATCGGTTCCGATAAAGCGGTGAAGCAATTACGCCAAGAACTTGACCAGATTAAGAAAGAAAACCAGGAACTCCGCAGTCGCTTGGAACATTTAGAAGCGAAAACCAAATAA
- a CDS encoding inositol-3-phosphate synthase: protein MEKIKLAIVGVGNCASSLVQGIYFYKDKTSEEAIGLMHWEIGGYKPNDIDVVAAFDIDRRKVGQDVSKAIFAEPNCTTVFCEDIPEIGTKVSMGRILDGVSEHLVNYADKYTFIPSDTPEPTRDDVIAILKESGAQVLVNYLPVGSEEATSFYAECCLEAGVAFVNCIPVFIASNQLWADKFESRNIPIVGDDIKSQLGATIVHRMITDLAKKRGVKIERTYQLNTAGNTDFLNMLNRTRLKSKKESKTEAVQSVCETRLEDENIHVGPSDYVPWQKDNKVCFIRVEGKLFGDVPMNIEMRLSVEDSPNSAGVAIDAIRCCKLALDRGKGGVLFSPSSYFMKHPPKQYPDGDAYRMTEEFINGFREY, encoded by the coding sequence GTGGAAAAAATTAAACTAGCGATCGTAGGTGTTGGTAACTGTGCTAGCTCCTTGGTGCAGGGAATTTACTTTTATAAAGATAAGACTTCTGAAGAAGCGATCGGGTTAATGCACTGGGAGATTGGCGGGTATAAACCGAACGATATCGATGTAGTCGCGGCTTTTGATATCGACCGCCGAAAAGTCGGCCAAGATGTCTCTAAAGCTATCTTTGCTGAACCGAATTGTACGACGGTTTTCTGCGAAGACATTCCCGAAATTGGCACGAAAGTCAGTATGGGAAGAATCTTAGATGGGGTCTCGGAACATTTGGTCAATTATGCAGATAAATATACCTTCATCCCCAGCGATACCCCAGAACCAACCCGAGATGATGTCATTGCTATTTTAAAAGAATCCGGCGCTCAGGTCCTCGTGAATTATCTCCCGGTGGGGTCGGAAGAAGCGACGAGTTTTTATGCAGAATGCTGCTTAGAAGCGGGAGTTGCATTTGTCAATTGCATTCCGGTCTTTATTGCCAGCAATCAGTTATGGGCCGATAAATTTGAATCCCGCAATATTCCCATCGTCGGCGATGACATTAAATCCCAGCTTGGGGCGACGATTGTTCACCGGATGATTACTGACCTGGCTAAAAAAAGAGGGGTCAAAATAGAACGGACTTATCAACTCAATACCGCAGGAAATACGGATTTCTTGAATATGTTAAATCGCACCCGCTTAAAGTCTAAAAAAGAATCGAAGACGGAAGCGGTTCAGTCGGTCTGTGAAACTAGATTGGAGGATGAAAATATTCATGTGGGGCCGAGTGATTACGTCCCCTGGCAAAAAGATAATAAAGTCTGTTTTATTCGAGTGGAAGGCAAACTCTTTGGAGATGTGCCGATGAATATTGAAATGCGCCTGTCCGTGGAGGATTCGCCGAACTCCGCAGGGGTGGCGATCGATGCGATTCGTTGCTGCAAATTGGCCCTCGATCGCGGAAAAGGTGGCGTCCTCTTTTCTCCCTCTTCCTATTTCATGAAGCATCCGCCTAAGCAATATCCCGATGGTGATGCCTACCGGATGACCGAGGAATTTATCAACGGATTTAGAGAGTATTAA
- a CDS encoding PfkB family carbohydrate kinase: protein MFDVCVIGHVTQDRIRIDGKVVQEMAGGTAIYTASALKTLGLNVAVLTKTSGADRIYLLEELKNRGIAVFWSESPETTQFENSYQRDRLDSRQQKVQGVASPFTPPDLGQIQSRIFHLGALTNQEMSLEFLQAVFATKALISLDGQGFLRQVIHQTVQAKDWAEKLPGLAGVDILKVDIQEAQLLSGKTAIEPAAIALHQWGVREVLITAGSQGSWVYQSGTLKQIPAFPPTTSVDPTGCGDTYIAGYLYSRLTGEPCHLAARFAAQVATRKLENFGPLREWQTGESMPS, encoded by the coding sequence ATGTTTGATGTTTGTGTTATCGGCCATGTCACCCAGGACCGGATTAGAATTGATGGGAAAGTTGTCCAAGAAATGGCTGGTGGGACGGCAATTTATACCGCCAGTGCCTTAAAAACTTTGGGGTTAAATGTGGCCGTATTAACCAAAACCTCTGGTGCAGACCGGATTTATCTGTTAGAAGAATTAAAAAATCGGGGCATTGCTGTTTTTTGGAGCGAAAGCCCCGAAACCACCCAGTTTGAAAATAGTTATCAGCGCGATCGCCTGGATAGTCGTCAACAAAAAGTCCAGGGGGTTGCTTCCCCCTTCACTCCCCCAGACTTAGGCCAAATTCAATCCCGGATCTTTCATCTAGGCGCACTCACCAATCAGGAGATGTCCCTGGAATTTCTGCAAGCGGTTTTCGCAACCAAAGCCTTAATTTCTTTAGATGGACAAGGATTTTTACGGCAAGTCATTCATCAAACAGTCCAGGCAAAAGATTGGGCGGAAAAACTACCTGGACTGGCTGGAGTAGATATTTTAAAAGTGGATATCCAAGAGGCACAACTGCTATCGGGAAAAACCGCCATCGAACCGGCGGCGATCGCCCTGCATCAGTGGGGAGTTCGAGAAGTCTTAATCACCGCAGGAAGTCAAGGTTCTTGGGTTTATCAATCCGGGACTCTGAAGCAAATTCCGGCCTTTCCACCTACTACCTCCGTCGATCCAACCGGCTGCGGAGATACCTACATCGCCGGTTATTTATATTCTCGATTAACCGGAGAACCCTGTCATCTTGCTGCCAGATTTGCCGCCCAAGTTGCCACCCGCAAACTCGAAAATTTCGGTCCCCTCCGGGAGTGGCAAACGGGCGAATCAATGCCGAGTTAA
- a CDS encoding SpoIIE family protein phosphatase: protein MKPILLTRPRFQSLGKFRLRTVLVVPFIIPVLLSTGLVGWLSFRSGQQTVNELASQLRGEIALRVREEVQRYLDRPHVVHHLNAQVFRKNALDREDPEVLLEYFWEQSREFLDLGTIAYANERGEFVGVNPLEHYLVLSHERTGRSLQRYAPGEDGKLGELLRERPNYDSRTRRWYQQAVTEGRPIWTGIEPSAIGQRLDISAVYPVYDRDRQFLGVLLWDVPVSGINQFLETLKIGKTGEAFILERNGLLVATSTRTATLIPGRDGEEPQRLPATQSQNPRLNAALNALIAEFGSLENIKQSQGVEFFLEGGKHFLQVMPFRDDRGIDWLILVGIPEADFMEEIHENTQQTVVLCLLALMVSISCGVAIAQWILRPILRVTRSSEQIATGQLDRHVYARGIIELEKLADSFNQMVDQLKASFSALEQANRDLTHHEQELAASKEQLEAVLNAVPGSISWVNTSGTYLGVNRYLADSLNLDPEDMVGRKIGFAQNSHEYAEFMQQFLNSSDLCASQEICIVVQGKPRYYLMVVQKYQQGTATVSVGIDISEWRYAQQESEKLKGENIRMSAELEVTQQLQKLLLPQPEELTAIEGLEIAAFMESAEEVGGDYYDVLNYDGVGTIAIGDVTGHGLESGILMVMTQTAVRTLKESRETDPVTFLDTLNRTIYHNVQRMKTDKNLTLAVLNYSQGQVSICGQHEEILVVRADGQIERVDTMDLGLPIGLDENITDFIAQICVELNSGDGIVVYTDGITEAKNRDNQRYGVNQLCDFITQHWHQSVEEIKQAVIADVREYIEGQKMLDDMTLVVIKQK from the coding sequence ATGAAACCCATTCTCTTGACCCGCCCTCGGTTCCAATCCTTGGGGAAATTTCGCCTTCGCACGGTTCTGGTGGTTCCGTTTATTATTCCTGTCTTGCTCTCCACTGGACTGGTGGGGTGGTTGTCCTTTCGCAGTGGACAGCAAACCGTCAATGAACTTGCCAGTCAACTGCGGGGGGAAATTGCCCTCCGAGTGCGAGAAGAGGTGCAGCGTTATTTAGATCGACCCCATGTGGTACATCATCTGAATGCCCAAGTGTTTCGTAAAAATGCACTTGACCGAGAGGACCCGGAAGTGCTGCTGGAGTATTTTTGGGAACAAAGTCGCGAGTTTTTGGACTTGGGGACGATCGCCTATGCCAATGAACGGGGGGAGTTTGTGGGGGTCAACCCCTTAGAGCATTATCTGGTGTTGTCCCATGAGCGAACTGGGCGGAGTTTACAGCGTTATGCTCCTGGGGAGGATGGGAAACTGGGGGAATTGCTTCGGGAACGTCCTAACTATGATTCCCGAACTCGCCGTTGGTATCAACAGGCGGTGACGGAGGGGAGGCCAATTTGGACTGGGATTGAACCCAGTGCGATCGGGCAACGGTTGGATATTTCTGCGGTGTATCCGGTTTATGACCGCGATCGCCAGTTTTTGGGAGTGCTCTTATGGGATGTCCCCGTCTCAGGAATTAACCAGTTTTTAGAAACCCTCAAGATTGGCAAAACGGGCGAGGCATTTATCCTCGAACGCAATGGTTTACTGGTTGCCACCTCGACGCGAACCGCTACTTTGATTCCGGGACGGGATGGGGAGGAACCTCAACGGCTGCCTGCCACCCAAAGTCAAAATCCGCGCTTAAATGCGGCCCTCAATGCCTTAATTGCTGAGTTTGGGTCTTTGGAGAATATTAAGCAATCCCAGGGGGTAGAATTTTTCCTCGAAGGTGGAAAGCACTTTCTGCAAGTGATGCCGTTTCGGGACGATCGCGGGATTGATTGGTTGATTTTAGTGGGGATACCGGAAGCGGATTTCATGGAGGAAATTCATGAGAATACTCAGCAGACGGTGGTGCTCTGTTTGTTAGCCCTGATGGTCTCGATTTCCTGTGGGGTGGCGATCGCTCAATGGATTTTACGGCCTATTCTGCGGGTGACGCGCTCCTCGGAACAAATCGCCACCGGCCAACTCGATCGCCATGTTTATGCCCGAGGAATTATTGAACTCGAAAAACTGGCGGATTCTTTTAACCAGATGGTTGATCAGCTTAAAGCCTCTTTTAGCGCTTTAGAACAGGCGAACCGTGACCTGACCCATCACGAACAAGAATTAGCCGCCTCCAAAGAACAGCTTGAGGCGGTTTTAAATGCAGTTCCCGGTTCGATTTCTTGGGTTAATACCAGTGGAACTTATCTCGGGGTGAACCGTTATCTAGCCGATAGCCTGAATTTAGACCCGGAAGACATGGTGGGTCGAAAAATTGGGTTCGCCCAAAATAGTCATGAATATGCTGAGTTTATGCAGCAGTTTCTCAACAGTTCAGACCTCTGTGCATCCCAGGAAATTTGCATTGTGGTTCAGGGTAAGCCCCGGTATTATTTAATGGTGGTGCAGAAATATCAGCAAGGAACAGCGACGGTATCTGTGGGAATTGATATTAGCGAATGGCGCTATGCTCAACAAGAGAGCGAGAAGCTCAAAGGGGAAAATATCCGCATGAGTGCTGAATTGGAAGTCACTCAACAACTGCAAAAATTGCTGTTACCCCAACCTGAAGAATTAACCGCAATTGAGGGGTTAGAAATTGCGGCTTTTATGGAAAGCGCGGAGGAAGTGGGGGGAGACTATTATGATGTACTCAATTATGATGGGGTGGGGACGATCGCCATTGGAGATGTCACTGGACATGGACTCGAAAGCGGGATCCTCATGGTCATGACCCAAACAGCGGTTCGCACCCTCAAAGAGAGTCGGGAAACCGACCCGGTAACGTTTTTAGACACCCTCAACCGCACGATTTATCACAACGTCCAGCGCATGAAGACCGATAAAAATCTCACTTTAGCTGTGTTAAACTATAGTCAGGGCCAAGTGAGTATCTGCGGACAACATGAGGAAATTCTGGTGGTCCGTGCGGATGGACAGATTGAGCGGGTCGATACAATGGATTTAGGCCTACCCATCGGGTTAGATGAAAACATTACTGACTTTATTGCTCAGATTTGTGTGGAACTCAACTCCGGAGATGGCATCGTGGTTTATACCGATGGGATTACTGAGGCTAAAAATAGAGACAACCAACGATATGGAGTGAATCAATTGTGTGACTTCATCACTCAGCATTGGCACCAATCTGTTGAGGAAATTAAACAGGCTGTGATCGCAGATGTCCGAGAGTACATTGAGGGCCAAAAAATGCTGGATGATATGACTTTGGTCGTCATTAAACAAAAATAG
- a CDS encoding slr1659 superfamily regulator, whose translation MNFQEIKGEDYSVQYIPESVTVKLQGELSLTGSADYAPISRLLNDIAELNPPTITLDLTKLEFLNSSGISMLSKFVISMRKKTQIKLAVVGSDEIAWQRKSLQNLLKLCPNLQLTLE comes from the coding sequence ATGAATTTTCAAGAAATCAAAGGTGAAGACTACAGTGTACAGTACATTCCGGAATCCGTAACGGTTAAACTTCAAGGAGAACTCAGTCTCACAGGGTCAGCAGATTATGCTCCGATCTCCCGGTTATTGAATGACATTGCTGAGCTCAATCCCCCCACGATCACCCTAGACCTTACCAAACTGGAGTTTCTGAATAGTTCGGGGATTAGTATGCTCTCTAAGTTTGTCATTTCTATGCGAAAAAAGACTCAGATTAAACTGGCAGTGGTCGGTTCTGATGAAATTGCGTGGCAACGAAAGTCGCTGCAAAACTTACTGAAACTTTGTCCTAACTTACAGTTAACCCTAGAATAA
- a CDS encoding CDP-alcohol phosphatidyltransferase family protein, giving the protein METWARDRTKFIVEPIAKGMAKLGISANTITLLSLLLNILAAGVIANDQPLWGGLLMGLIAMPLDAIDGAVARLLNQQNAFGAFFDSVLDRFSEGAILIGITILLIHRQEYPSIPICLLALLGSQMVSYTRARAEGLKIECKVGWFPRLPRVIVMAVGLIVDQLPVALSVLAIASLLTSLQRIIHVYRVTHPGEDSSKMGVS; this is encoded by the coding sequence GTGGAGACTTGGGCGCGCGATCGCACTAAATTTATCGTTGAACCCATTGCCAAGGGGATGGCAAAACTGGGCATTTCTGCCAATACGATTACATTATTGAGCTTGTTGTTGAATATTTTGGCGGCAGGGGTGATTGCCAATGATCAACCGTTGTGGGGGGGATTGTTAATGGGATTGATCGCAATGCCCCTAGATGCGATCGATGGGGCCGTGGCCCGGTTACTCAATCAACAGAATGCGTTTGGGGCGTTTTTTGATTCGGTCTTAGACCGATTTTCCGAAGGGGCCATCTTGATTGGCATCACAATTTTATTGATCCACCGTCAAGAATATCCCTCGATTCCGATTTGTTTGTTGGCCCTGCTGGGGTCACAGATGGTTAGTTATACCCGTGCAAGGGCGGAAGGATTGAAGATTGAGTGCAAGGTGGGGTGGTTTCCCCGACTGCCTCGGGTGATTGTGATGGCGGTGGGGTTAATTGTGGATCAGTTGCCTGTGGCGTTGTCGGTCCTAGCGATCGCCAGTTTATTGACCAGTTTACAGCGGATTATTCATGTTTATCGGGTCACCCATCCAGGGGAGGATTCATCGAAAATGGGGGTTTCGTAA